One Helicoverpa zea isolate HzStark_Cry1AcR chromosome 11, ilHelZeax1.1, whole genome shotgun sequence genomic window carries:
- the LOC124634752 gene encoding protein diaphanous homolog 1-like: MMLHIVTQFLVLLFIAVTGSQFAPPAPFPYPFQQGQPPMHMMPMPNSQPMMQMPNGQMMQMPNAPPMMPHMPRLPGMPSGPMPVPMAFPMNGGRLPMVVTPHHSKKADKPRKSKRKPKRKRVNMESSSSEGSCSESAEYRSRNNLRSSKKKRREVLTPVVSYVTKEGYVVYQKKIKKDKAKDWLEMAKGEHESEEYKDKIRFKDRSS, translated from the coding sequence ATGATGCTACACATCGTCACTCAGTTTCTGGTCCTGCTGTTCATAGCAGTGACCGGATCCCAGTTCGCGCCTCCAGCACCCTTCCCGTACCCCTTCCAACAGGGGCAGCCGCCGATGCACATGATGCCGATGCCTAACTCGCAACCAATGATGCAGATGCCGAACGGACAGATGATGCAGATGCCGAACGCGCCTCCCATGATGCCGCATATGCCGCGTCTGCCTGGCATGCCTTCAGGACCCATGCCAGTCCCCATGGCGTTCCCAATGAACGGAGGACGATTACCGATGGTGGTTACGCCTCATCACTCGAAGAAAGCTGATAAACCTCGCAAGTCTAAGCGCAAGCCGAAACGCAAGCGCGTCAACATGGAGTCATCTTCAAGCGAAGGATCATGTTCAGAAAGTGCTGAATACCGTTCCAGAAATAACCTGAGGTCTTCGAAGAAGAAGAGGCGAGAGGTTCTAACTCCTGTGGTGTCGTATGTCACGAAGGAAGGCTATGTGGTGTACCAAAAGAAGATCAAGAAAGACAAGGCGAAGGACTGGCTGGAGATGGCGAAAGGAGAACATGAGAGCGAAGAGTATAAGGACAAAATAAGGTTCAAGGATCGTAGCAGTTAA